Proteins encoded in a region of the Photobacterium profundum SS9 genome:
- a CDS encoding flagellar assembly protein FlgT, producing the protein MKKNTIKCLSGLCLLMAFQANAAWLEVTGKAPILESDSTARINALEDATYQAMLYSGADIASFNHIRPYLATEKEEYQFSGNSIRHVMVLKQQKKSGNMYVTARIDVYPSANSCHKNQYKKGILLGEFDLISPQHASMGSIYQIGDDFTSLLQRQIQRKSQSFVVSGVTQVPIRPGQPTVMTMLAEDNDAQYIVNGQITDLTSTLDQKFIKDDQVNRQFAATLQVLDGKTGDILFQNNYREIAEWPFAKTSQVDTKSARFWQSTYGQAVQRITRNMMLDLETALSCRTSLPEVINVHNNTVQINAGRIHGVNRGDQLQLWHSAGFIDPMGIARNRMVQTDITLTVERIYEKSTELSVDQANLANSIQPGDLLTKQIDR; encoded by the coding sequence ATGAAAAAAAATACAATTAAGTGCTTAAGTGGCTTGTGTTTACTAATGGCATTTCAAGCGAATGCCGCTTGGTTAGAAGTCACAGGGAAAGCCCCTATCCTAGAAAGCGACAGTACCGCACGTATCAATGCTTTAGAAGATGCTACCTATCAAGCCATGCTGTATTCAGGTGCTGACATTGCCAGCTTTAATCACATAAGACCTTATTTAGCGACTGAAAAAGAAGAATACCAATTCAGTGGAAATTCAATTCGTCATGTCATGGTATTAAAGCAGCAGAAAAAAAGCGGCAATATGTACGTTACGGCACGTATTGATGTGTATCCATCGGCAAATAGTTGCCACAAAAATCAATACAAGAAAGGAATACTGCTAGGTGAGTTTGACCTAATATCACCACAACATGCTTCTATGGGCAGTATTTATCAGATTGGTGATGATTTCACATCGTTATTGCAACGCCAGATCCAAAGGAAATCACAAAGCTTTGTCGTATCGGGCGTTACCCAAGTGCCCATACGCCCAGGGCAACCAACGGTAATGACGATGCTAGCGGAAGACAACGACGCACAATATATAGTGAATGGACAAATTACCGATCTTACCTCGACACTCGATCAAAAATTCATTAAAGATGATCAAGTCAATCGGCAGTTTGCAGCGACGTTGCAGGTTCTAGATGGTAAAACGGGGGATATTTTATTCCAAAATAACTACCGAGAGATTGCAGAATGGCCTTTTGCCAAAACAAGCCAGGTAGATACGAAAAGCGCTCGCTTTTGGCAATCAACTTACGGCCAAGCAGTACAACGTATAACCCGTAACATGATGCTAGATCTTGAAACGGCACTGTCTTGTCGAACCAGCCTACCTGAAGTTATTAATGTTCATAATAATACTGTGCAGATCAATGCAGGCCGTATTCATGGTGTTAACCGTGGTGACCAGCTCCAGCTATGGCATAGTGCTGGGTTCATTGATCCAATGGGCATTGCTCGAAATCGTATGGTACAAACTGACATCACATTAACGGTTGAACGTATCTACGAGAAATCAACAGAACTGTCTGTGGACCAAGCAAATCTTGCGAACAGCATTCAACCTGGTGATTTACTGACCAAGCAAATCGACCGATAG